Proteins co-encoded in one Bacteroidota bacterium genomic window:
- a CDS encoding DUF1569 domain-containing protein: MPTHTKFKVVDSKQFAAEQKKFIELLQELLSKGTAIITKNKHPFFGNMNIQEWEDMMYLHVEHHLKQFGV; the protein is encoded by the coding sequence TTGCCAACACATACCAAGTTTAAAGTGGTTGACTCGAAACAATTTGCCGCCGAACAAAAAAAGTTTATTGAATTACTCCAAGAACTTTTATCTAAAGGGACTGCAATTATTACCAAAAACAAACATCCATTTTTCGGAAATATGAACATTCAAGAATGGGAAGACATGATGTACCTGCACGTAGAGCATCATTTGAAACAATTTGGAGTATAG
- a CDS encoding tetratricopeptide repeat protein, with protein sequence MAFFESEVDAIVKIEDPKTKYERFFSLLYIYIDGQHSDVVIKLLKEFIEEAENNDTDGYDAVFYCSLGYIYLSLGKKDLFHKCYQIAQNRFSKIKTPSGIAIFYTYQSIVSWFDGKRNDGFDFIFKSIKAVENTPFDEVKGWCYYTLATYQFDSNQLIEAEENYTKSLEYFKQSKTKYGYARTSNGLASIKIKQEKLQEAAEILNEIREIYVYHNKLSGLSRALTYLGVIEFKLKHFDEAITLHEHAYQMRLETSNIQGQITSLLEVGQVYIEVKEYSKALQKLESAAQLSEKNTFKAKAYRAHELLARLHKEEGNLLKSLEHLERYFELKTQVLADESNGRLKLIQTQLLAEESLKRANLEEQNNLELRKAYTIIEQKNSEILQSIDYAKRIQKTILPSNKLLKHYFHKHFIFYRPKDIVAGDFYWFKISATKIFFAVCDSTGHGVPGAFVSLVCYQALNRAVTEFNLQTPSLILDKVNELVVDAFSENEHEAINDGMDASLLMVDLQNNQLEWAGANNPLWIVNKVGEEVNFTELKGDKQPIGKFDFTQPFTNHHLPLIKGANYYLFSDGFADQFGGPDWMSGGKKYSRKRFKELVCSLAKGDVSQQEQLIEKAFLDWKSEADQIDDVLVAGVTF encoded by the coding sequence ATGGCATTTTTTGAAAGCGAGGTTGACGCGATTGTAAAAATTGAGGATCCAAAAACCAAATACGAACGTTTTTTTTCGCTGCTGTATATTTATATCGATGGGCAGCATTCAGATGTTGTAATTAAACTACTCAAAGAATTTATTGAAGAGGCTGAAAATAACGATACAGATGGTTACGACGCTGTATTTTATTGCAGCTTGGGATATATTTATTTGAGTTTAGGTAAGAAAGATTTATTTCATAAATGTTACCAAATTGCACAAAACCGATTTTCAAAAATAAAGACACCTTCGGGGATTGCCATTTTTTATACTTATCAATCTATTGTTTCGTGGTTTGATGGCAAAAGGAATGATGGCTTTGATTTTATTTTTAAGAGTATAAAAGCGGTTGAAAACACCCCATTTGATGAAGTAAAAGGTTGGTGTTATTACACCTTAGCTACCTATCAGTTTGATTCGAATCAACTTATTGAAGCGGAAGAAAATTATACTAAATCGCTTGAGTATTTTAAACAAAGCAAAACGAAGTACGGCTACGCACGCACCAGCAATGGTTTAGCATCAATAAAGATTAAGCAAGAAAAATTACAGGAAGCCGCAGAAATCCTCAATGAAATTAGAGAGATATATGTTTATCACAATAAACTTTCGGGCCTTTCGCGTGCACTTACCTATTTGGGTGTTATTGAGTTTAAGTTAAAGCACTTCGACGAAGCCATTACTTTGCACGAGCACGCCTACCAAATGCGCCTTGAAACTTCCAATATTCAAGGACAAATTACCTCCCTACTTGAGGTAGGCCAGGTTTACATTGAAGTAAAGGAATATAGTAAAGCGCTGCAAAAATTGGAAAGTGCTGCACAGCTTTCTGAAAAAAATACGTTTAAAGCTAAAGCGTATAGAGCCCATGAATTGTTGGCCCGCTTGCACAAAGAAGAGGGAAACCTGCTTAAATCACTGGAGCATTTAGAGCGCTATTTTGAATTAAAGACTCAAGTATTAGCAGATGAAAGCAATGGTCGATTAAAATTAATTCAAACACAATTACTTGCCGAAGAATCTTTAAAACGTGCGAATTTAGAGGAGCAAAACAATCTTGAATTACGAAAGGCTTATACGATTATTGAACAAAAAAATTCTGAAATACTTCAATCTATTGACTACGCAAAACGAATTCAAAAAACGATTTTGCCAAGCAATAAATTACTTAAACACTATTTTCATAAACATTTTATTTTTTATCGACCAAAGGATATTGTAGCCGGTGATTTTTATTGGTTTAAAATAAGTGCCACAAAAATTTTTTTTGCTGTTTGCGATAGCACGGGACATGGTGTTCCAGGAGCCTTTGTTTCTTTGGTTTGCTATCAAGCATTAAACCGAGCGGTTACAGAATTTAATTTGCAAACGCCTTCACTAATTTTAGATAAAGTAAATGAACTGGTAGTTGATGCTTTTTCAGAAAATGAACACGAAGCTATTAACGACGGTATGGACGCTTCTTTACTTATGGTTGATTTACAAAACAACCAGCTTGAATGGGCTGGAGCCAACAACCCTTTATGGATTGTAAATAAAGTAGGAGAAGAAGTTAATTTTACAGAGCTAAAAGGAGATAAACAGCCCATTGGGAAATTTGATTTTACGCAACCCTTTACCAATCATCACTTACCTTTAATTAAAGGAGCAAACTACTATTTGTTTAGCGATGGCTTTGCGGATCAATTTGGTGGGCCCGATTGGATGAGCGGTGGCAAAAAATATTCACGAAAGCGTTTTAAGGAACTTGTTTGTTCTCTTGCAAAGGGCGATGTAAGCCAACAAGAACAGTTAATTGAAAAGGCTTTTTTAGATTGGAAAAGTGAAGCTGATCAAATTGATGATGTATTGGTTGCAGGAGTTACTTTTTAG
- a CDS encoding M23 family metallopeptidase: MADELKKKKESRFIYRIKNKFRLVIMNDATFEEKASFVLTPLNVFVFVGVLTLFLIVVVSYIIAFTPLREYIPGYADVNMRRNIKTLALRVDSLDEALRNKDMNVANLADIINDKLKNPKINPTQKDSTKKYDKLTLRASVDDSLMRNEIENQSKYSLALGVESSAKSGIRNFFFFVPLKGVVTDSYKSGISHYGVDITAPENEAIKATLDGTVILANWTSETGYIIQLQHENSLVSIYKHNSVLLKKVGDRVNAGEAIAIIGNSGELTTGPHLHFELWFNGLPVDPQEYMSFN, from the coding sequence ATGGCCGATGAGCTAAAGAAAAAAAAGGAAAGCCGTTTTATTTATCGCATTAAAAATAAATTCCGTTTGGTAATTATGAACGATGCCACCTTCGAAGAAAAGGCATCCTTTGTACTTACCCCACTCAACGTTTTTGTTTTTGTTGGTGTACTTACCTTGTTTTTGATTGTGGTAGTAAGCTACATTATTGCCTTTACTCCCTTGCGCGAATACATTCCGGGTTATGCCGATGTGAACATGCGCCGCAATATTAAAACACTTGCACTGCGTGTTGATTCGTTAGATGAAGCTTTGCGTAACAAGGACATGAATGTTGCAAACCTTGCTGATATCATTAACGATAAATTAAAAAATCCAAAAATAAATCCCACTCAAAAGGACAGTACCAAAAAATACGACAAACTTACTCTTCGCGCTTCGGTTGATGATTCATTGATGCGTAATGAAATCGAAAATCAAAGTAAATATAGTTTAGCATTAGGCGTTGAAAGTTCTGCCAAAAGCGGGATTCGAAATTTTTTCTTTTTTGTGCCACTCAAAGGTGTTGTTACCGATTCATACAAATCAGGAATCTCGCATTATGGCGTAGATATTACTGCTCCCGAAAACGAAGCCATTAAAGCAACGCTCGATGGAACCGTAATTCTTGCTAATTGGACATCCGAAACCGGATACATTATACAACTGCAACACGAAAACAGTTTAGTAAGTATTTACAAACACAATTCAGTATTGCTGAAAAAAGTAGGCGATCGCGTAAATGCCGGTGAAGCCATTGCAATCATCGGAAACTCCGGCGAACTCACAACCGGCCCACATTTGCATTTTGAGCTTTGGTTCAACGGACTTCCCGTGGATCCTCAAGAATACATGAGTTTTAATTAG
- the trpS gene encoding tryptophan--tRNA ligase: MSRILTGVQSTGVPHLGNILGAILPAIELSKKTENLSLFFIADLHTLTSVKDANTIKTNTLSTAAAWLAFGFDTDKNIFYRQSRVTEVAELTWYLNCFTPYPMLANAHSFKDKSERLSDVNAGLFTYPVLMAADILLYDAQFVPVGKDQLQHLEMTRDIGEKFNHLMGETFVIPEALIDERVMIVPGIDGQKMSKSYNNFINIFLPEKELKKVVMSIVSDSKSLEEPKNPDSDNTFNLYKLIASAEETETMRQNYLRGGFGYGHAKTALLDCILTTFKSQRELFNYYMTHTDELESKLKIGEEKAKKIAQETLARVKSKLGYL; this comes from the coding sequence ATGTCTCGCATACTTACAGGCGTTCAAAGCACAGGAGTTCCTCATTTGGGGAATATACTCGGTGCTATTTTGCCTGCTATTGAATTGTCGAAAAAAACCGAAAACTTATCCTTGTTTTTTATTGCCGATTTGCACACGCTTACCTCTGTTAAAGATGCAAACACCATTAAAACCAACACGCTTAGCACTGCAGCGGCTTGGTTGGCATTTGGATTTGATACCGATAAAAATATTTTCTATCGCCAAAGTAGAGTTACCGAAGTTGCCGAATTAACCTGGTATTTAAACTGTTTTACCCCTTACCCGATGCTGGCCAATGCACATTCGTTTAAGGATAAATCAGAGCGCTTGTCGGATGTAAATGCCGGACTGTTTACTTATCCCGTGTTGATGGCTGCCGATATTTTGTTGTACGATGCACAGTTTGTACCGGTTGGTAAAGATCAATTACAACACTTGGAAATGACGCGCGATATTGGCGAAAAATTTAATCACCTCATGGGTGAAACATTTGTTATTCCGGAAGCACTGATTGACGAACGTGTAATGATAGTTCCCGGAATCGACGGACAAAAGATGAGTAAGAGCTATAACAATTTCATCAATATTTTTCTTCCCGAAAAGGAGCTTAAAAAAGTAGTGATGAGCATTGTTAGCGATAGCAAATCGCTGGAAGAGCCAAAGAATCCGGATAGTGATAACACTTTTAATTTATACAAACTTATTGCTAGTGCCGAAGAAACAGAAACCATGCGTCAAAATTATTTGCGTGGAGGATTTGGTTACGGGCATGCAAAAACGGCTTTACTCGATTGTATTTTAACTACCTTTAAATCGCAACGTGAGCTCTTTAATTACTATATGACTCATACGGATGAACTGGAAAGTAAATTGAAAATTGGAGAAGAAAAAGCCAAAAAAATTGCTCAAGAAACTTTAGCACGCGTGAAAAGTAAATTAGGATATCTTTAA
- a CDS encoding cytochrome c — translation MNLLTIHKVSVILFLLIYLIKTILLVANQTENLEKFKKLTKVLEMIVSASFLITGVWMLVEIGSIKSFQIIKICLVLASIPVAVIAYKKSNKVLAIVSLLMIIMSYGLAEMSRKQKAVGSNDMGLNSSDTLMVGQTVYTNYCVKCHGQDGNKGFMGALDLTLSSLDEAGVADLVANGKGNMTAFKDQLTAEQIHAVAVYVKTMKH, via the coding sequence ATGAATCTATTAACTATCCACAAAGTATCGGTAATTCTGTTTTTATTGATTTACCTTATCAAAACCATCTTACTAGTTGCCAATCAAACCGAAAATTTAGAGAAATTTAAAAAGCTAACCAAAGTTCTCGAAATGATAGTTAGCGCTAGTTTCCTGATTACAGGGGTTTGGATGTTGGTTGAAATTGGAAGTATAAAATCATTTCAAATTATTAAAATTTGCCTTGTTTTGGCTTCCATACCGGTTGCTGTTATCGCCTACAAAAAATCGAATAAGGTGTTGGCTATTGTTTCTTTGCTCATGATTATTATGTCGTACGGATTGGCCGAAATGAGCCGCAAACAAAAAGCAGTTGGAAGCAACGATATGGGCCTTAACTCAAGCGATACTTTGATGGTAGGACAAACAGTATACACCAATTATTGTGTTAAATGCCACGGACAAGATGGTAATAAAGGATTTATGGGTGCCCTCGACCTCACCCTTTCATCGCTAGATGAAGCCGGTGTTGCCGATTTGGTAGCTAATGGAAAAGGAAACATGACTGCCTTTAAAGATCAATTAACCGCCGAGCAAATACATGCTGTTGCTGTTTATGTAAAAACCATGAAGCATTAA
- a CDS encoding DUF1571 domain-containing protein yields MNLLKNSLLFKFTLLVVMLIGIPVFSHEPALTSVQILEKMFDAIQDVKTMRYTLFISERVNKINHNAVSEIKINVNPRKVFLKNPNKGTEVLWVQGENKGDCWVYPNGFPYTTLNLSPVGDIMRKNQHHTIHDLGFAYIAKTTRASIFKAGIPLEKIFTYIGDITWDNTECYKLFASYPDFKYINYTVEKGETVASIANEFNCGEYRILERNQWIKDYTTNIEGKQLLVPNNYSNKTILYVTKKTNLPVFLKVYDDLGFYESYEYHNLQVNTSFAANEFSKNYSEYHF; encoded by the coding sequence ATGAATCTTTTAAAAAATAGCCTTCTCTTTAAGTTTACATTACTGGTAGTAATGCTTATTGGAATTCCTGTATTTTCGCATGAACCGGCATTAACGAGTGTGCAAATTCTCGAAAAAATGTTTGATGCAATTCAGGATGTAAAAACCATGCGTTATACTTTGTTTATTTCAGAACGGGTAAATAAAATTAATCACAATGCTGTTTCTGAAATTAAAATCAATGTTAATCCTCGCAAAGTGTTTTTAAAAAACCCCAATAAAGGAACTGAAGTATTGTGGGTACAAGGCGAAAACAAAGGCGATTGCTGGGTATATCCGAATGGATTTCCGTATACTACCTTGAATTTAAGTCCGGTTGGTGATATTATGCGCAAAAATCAACATCATACCATTCATGATTTAGGCTTCGCATACATTGCTAAAACAACCCGTGCATCTATTTTTAAAGCAGGAATTCCTTTGGAAAAAATATTTACCTATATCGGTGATATTACCTGGGATAATACCGAATGTTATAAGCTATTTGCCAGTTATCCTGATTTTAAATACATCAATTATACCGTTGAAAAAGGTGAAACGGTTGCCAGTATTGCCAACGAATTTAATTGTGGCGAATACCGCATTTTGGAGCGCAATCAGTGGATAAAAGATTATACTACGAATATTGAAGGAAAGCAACTTTTGGTGCCCAATAATTACTCCAATAAGACGATATTGTATGTGACTAAAAAAACGAATCTTCCGGTGTTTTTAAAAGTATACGACGATCTTGGTTTTTATGAAAGCTACGAATATCACAACTTGCAAGTCAACACCAGCTTTGCTGCAAACGAATTCTCAAAAAATTACAGCGAGTACCATTTCTAA
- the dprA gene encoding DNA-protecting protein DprA, translated as MSQQLLHHSIALTLIPGVGDVAAKKLIAYCGSPTAVFKTKKSQLLKIPGLGEATASSILHQKVLKQAEKEVKFIEQHKIEVLYYLSDNYPKRLKHCQDAPLLLYHKGTTKFNEGKMLSIVGTRNATDYGKNITRQLIEELKIHQVTIISGLAYGIDICAHKAALQHELKTVAVLAHGLDRLYPPAHKTVADKIIEKGGLLTDFISETNPDRENFPKRNRIVAGLSDATIVVEASNKGGALITAEIANSYNRDVFAVPGRLNDTFSTGCNRLIKTNKAALIESAKDIEYLLGWTAEEKVRPKQQKLFVELSTEEETIVRILSKHGNLPVDELTLLSELSMSKVAALLLNLEFNGLVKSLPGKVYQLC; from the coding sequence ATGTCGCAACAACTGCTGCATCACTCAATTGCATTAACTCTTATTCCTGGGGTTGGTGATGTTGCTGCTAAAAAGCTTATTGCTTATTGCGGAAGCCCAACTGCCGTATTTAAAACCAAGAAAAGCCAACTTCTTAAAATTCCCGGATTAGGCGAAGCTACAGCTAGTTCTATCCTGCATCAAAAAGTATTAAAACAAGCCGAGAAAGAAGTAAAATTTATTGAACAGCATAAAATTGAGGTGTTGTATTATTTATCTGATAATTACCCCAAACGATTAAAGCATTGTCAGGATGCCCCGCTTCTCTTGTACCACAAAGGCACTACCAAATTTAACGAAGGTAAAATGTTAAGTATAGTTGGAACCCGAAATGCTACCGACTATGGTAAAAATATTACCCGTCAATTGATTGAAGAATTAAAAATACATCAGGTTACCATTATCAGTGGTTTGGCTTATGGTATTGATATTTGTGCGCATAAAGCAGCATTGCAGCATGAATTAAAAACAGTAGCGGTACTTGCCCATGGACTCGACCGCTTGTATCCGCCTGCACATAAAACGGTGGCCGATAAAATAATTGAAAAAGGCGGCTTACTAACTGACTTTATTAGTGAAACAAATCCCGACCGCGAAAATTTCCCGAAACGGAACCGCATTGTAGCCGGACTATCGGATGCAACCATTGTGGTGGAAGCTAGTAATAAAGGAGGAGCACTAATTACCGCTGAAATTGCAAACTCTTACAACCGTGATGTTTTCGCAGTTCCCGGTCGCTTAAACGATACTTTCTCAACCGGATGTAACCGGCTCATTAAAACAAATAAAGCTGCTCTTATTGAGTCGGCTAAGGATATTGAATATTTGCTTGGCTGGACAGCCGAAGAAAAAGTGCGTCCAAAGCAACAAAAATTATTTGTTGAACTGAGCACCGAAGAGGAAACAATTGTTCGAATACTCAGCAAACATGGCAACTTGCCGGTTGATGAACTCACCTTACTTTCAGAGTTGAGCATGAGTAAAGTTGCTGCATTGCTCTTAAATCTTGAGTTTAACGGATTGGTGAAATCCTTGCCGGGAAAAGTGTATCAGCTTTGTTAA
- the hflX gene encoding GTPase HflX, with amino-acid sequence MCKQKTLHETGKKQATAILVGVINQQQDEVLITEYLDELQFLIETAGAIPLKRFTQRLANPDPRSFIGSGKLEELRQYIDSHEVDWVVFDDELSPSQLRNIEKTLKRKIIDRNNLILDIFAARAQTAHAKTQTELAYYEYMLPRLTGLWTHLERQRGGTGTRGGAGEKEIETDRRIVRQKISLLKEQLKQIDKQMATQRKNRSELIRVALVGYTNVGKSTIMNLLSKSEVFAENKLFATLDTTVRKVVIDNLPFLLSDTVGFIRKLPTHLIESFKSTLDEVREADLILHVVDISHPNFEAHIQVVNETLRDIKALDKPTILVFNKIDKYSFIEKDADDLTPILRENLTLETLKKSWMSKINTPCLFISATEKENVEEFRKTIYEKVKALHVIRYPYNNLLY; translated from the coding sequence ATTTGTAAACAAAAGACTTTGCACGAAACCGGTAAAAAACAAGCTACAGCCATACTTGTAGGAGTTATCAATCAGCAACAAGACGAGGTACTTATTACCGAGTACCTCGACGAATTGCAATTTTTAATTGAAACTGCAGGAGCCATTCCACTGAAGCGATTTACGCAACGCCTTGCTAATCCTGATCCCCGATCGTTCATAGGGTCGGGAAAATTGGAAGAATTACGTCAGTACATCGATTCGCATGAGGTTGATTGGGTAGTTTTTGATGATGAGCTGAGTCCCTCTCAATTGCGCAACATTGAGAAAACGCTTAAGCGAAAAATCATTGACCGCAACAATTTAATACTCGATATTTTTGCGGCTCGTGCACAAACAGCGCATGCAAAAACCCAAACCGAACTTGCCTATTACGAATACATGTTGCCCCGCCTTACCGGCTTGTGGACACACCTTGAGCGACAGCGCGGAGGAACCGGTACCCGCGGAGGTGCAGGTGAAAAGGAAATAGAAACCGACCGTAGAATTGTGCGTCAAAAAATATCCTTGCTGAAAGAACAACTCAAGCAAATTGACAAGCAAATGGCAACGCAACGAAAAAATCGTTCCGAATTAATTCGCGTGGCCCTTGTAGGATATACCAATGTGGGCAAGAGTACCATTATGAATTTGCTCAGTAAGAGTGAGGTTTTTGCCGAAAATAAGTTGTTTGCTACACTCGACACTACCGTAAGAAAAGTAGTCATTGATAACCTTCCTTTTTTGTTGTCAGATACGGTTGGATTTATTCGAAAATTACCCACACATTTAATTGAAAGTTTTAAATCAACGCTTGATGAAGTACGCGAGGCAGATTTAATTTTGCATGTAGTAGATATTTCGCATCCAAATTTTGAAGCACACATTCAGGTAGTAAACGAAACATTGCGCGATATTAAGGCCTTGGACAAGCCCACTATTTTGGTTTTTAATAAAATCGACAAGTATAGTTTTATTGAAAAGGATGCAGATGATTTAACACCAATTTTACGTGAAAATTTAACCCTGGAAACGCTTAAAAAAAGTTGGATGTCGAAAATTAATACTCCCTGTCTTTTTATTTCGGCCACCGAAAAAGAAAACGTAGAAGAATTTAGAAAAACGATTTACGAAAAAGTGAAAGCGCTGCATGTGATTCGCTATCCTTACAATAATTTATTGTATTAA